Below is a window of Halarcobacter anaerophilus DNA.
AAATCATCATCCATTGGACCGATAGGTTCATATTTATTTTTAATACCGTCTAATCCTGCCATCATCATTGCAGCAAATGCTAAATATGGGCAAGCTGTTGAGTCAGGGAATCTCATTTCGATTCTTGTTGCTTTTTCACCTGCTCCGTAAGGAATTCTACAAGATGCAGATCTGTTTTGAGAAGAGTAAGTTAAAATTGAAGGAGCCTCAAAACCAGGGATTAATCTTTTGTAAGAGTTTGTTGATGCGTTTGTAAATGCCGCAACTGCTCTTGCATGTTTAAAAATACCACCGATATAGTGTCTTGCCATTTCACTTAAATTTGCATATTCACCCTCTTTGTAAAATAAGTTTCTTCCGTCTTTCCAAATTGATTGATGTACGTGCATACCGTTACCGTTATCACCGTATAAAGGTTTAGGCATAAAAGTACAAGTTTTACCGTTTAAGTGAGCAACCATTTTACAAACATATTTGTATTTTTGAACATTGTCAGCAGCTTCAATTAGGTCACCGAATACAATTCCGATTTCACCTTGAGCTTGAGCAACTTCGTGGTGTCCTAGAACAACTGTTAATCCAACTTGTTCTAATATTTGCATCATTTCAGCTCTTAAATCTACCATTGAATCTGTAGGTTGAACAGGGAAATATCCACCTTTTGTTCTTGGTCTATGAGCCATGTTTCCAGTTTCATACTCTTCATCGTCTGACCAGCAACCTTCGTCAGAATCAACTCTATAGTGAGATTCATTGATTTCATCTTTGATTTTTACATCATCAAATACAAAAAATTCATTTTCAGGTCCAAAGTAAGCTGCATCTCCAAGTCCTGAATCACTTAAGTGTTTAAGAGCTTTTTTAGCAATAGATCTTGGACATTTTTCATATAATTCACCTTTGTAAATGTCATAAACATCACAAAATAGTATAATTGTAGAATCAGCAGT
It encodes the following:
- the glnA gene encoding type I glutamate--ammonia ligase: MGKFVNNTEEFFKYCEENEVKFVDLRFTDMKGMWHHLTYMLSAVNEDNLTNGMPFDGSSVDAWQPINKSDMLLKPDVETAFLDPFTADSTIILFCDVYDIYKGELYEKCPRSIAKKALKHLSDSGLGDAAYFGPENEFFVFDDVKIKDEINESHYRVDSDEGCWSDDEEYETGNMAHRPRTKGGYFPVQPTDSMVDLRAEMMQILEQVGLTVVLGHHEVAQAQGEIGIVFGDLIEAADNVQKYKYVCKMVAHLNGKTCTFMPKPLYGDNGNGMHVHQSIWKDGRNLFYKEGEYANLSEMARHYIGGIFKHARAVAAFTNASTNSYKRLIPGFEAPSILTYSSQNRSASCRIPYGAGEKATRIEMRFPDSTACPYLAFAAMMMAGLDGIKNKYEPIGPMDDDLFELPLDEIRERKIPQMPHTLRGSLEALIRDNDFLQPVFSKDMIDTYQHYKFETQVWPDEARPTAFEFKSTFSC